In Mytilus galloprovincialis chromosome 1, xbMytGall1.hap1.1, whole genome shotgun sequence, the following are encoded in one genomic region:
- the LOC143079502 gene encoding uncharacterized protein LOC143079502 yields the protein MSGRGKGVRRKTRSSPYETQWDSNNPSNWTINKLKEELNKKGIRTPSGMSKQVLKQLYLENCFDGVTSLETQQTETVSDEINTDSSPESTLPITLAESVHQHRSSVSNGENENGGTDRNIAQCFEGLQETFKQLIYRDNCTHDTGRDREFNLQQWYNHAGIGNRSETSNRGNNTVLHGNTQEHASFISGPQVGNVSCGVRSDEYSNVDIISPSIQKQIIDGKDVNLASLLIPNYETPQIHSVAANGLELNISGKPDPRLNRKLTIQEFIKAFGKFKRVMTSVYPDRRAELDAYEDEIIDISNFYGERFYDYHKLFSAKSAALLRERRIKVDWSKRDRDLLSLIVAGGNVNVCKICNLVDHTTAFCPMQTSMTYQDYPDKVSRQVDTTDKLGRKKIYHSGREVCNNFNTSRGCTRSFCHFSHICSRCKVAGHTLLSCQKVFPSQGRTEVQSKPHTVNSSQKFEKITTNKQGQ from the coding sequence ATGTCTGGCAGAGGAAAAGGTGTTCGAAGGAAAACTAGGAGTTCTCCGTATGAGACCCAATGGGATTCTAATAACCCTTCTAACTGGACaataaacaaactaaaagaaGAACTTAACAAAAAGGGAATAAGAACACCTTCTGGTATGTCAAAACAAGtgttaaaacaactttatttagaGAATTGTTTTGATGGAGTAACATCTTTAGAGACACAACAGACAGAGACCGTTAGTGATGAGATTAACACAGATTCCTCACCAGAGAGCACTCTTCCAATTACCTTAGCAGAATCAGTGCATCAACACAGAAGCAGTGTTTCAAATGGTGAAAATGAGAATGGTGGAACAGACAGGAACATAGCTCAGTGTTTTGAAGGACTTCAAGAGACCTTCAAACAGCTAATTTACAGAGACAATTGTACTCATGACACAGGTAGAGATCGCGAATTCAACCTTCAACAGTGGTACAACCATGCAGGGATTGGGAATAGGAGTGAAACTTCTAACAGAGGAAATAATACCGTTTTACATGGAAATACACAAGAGCATGCATCTTTCATCTCAGGACCACAAGTTGGAAATGTTTCATGTGGAGTGCGTTCGGATGAATATTCTAATGTGGACATTATATCTCCTTCTATTCAAAAGCAAATCATTGACGGTAAGGATGTTAATTTGGCATCTCTTCTTATCCCAAACTATGAAACTCCCCAAATTCACTCTGTTGCAGCTAATGGGTTAGAGTTAAATATTTCTGGGAAGCCAGATCCCCGTCTTAATAGAAAACTCACAATTCAAGAATTCATTAAGGCATTTGGCAAGTTTAAGAGGGTCATGACATCAGTTTACCCTGACCGTAGAGCAGAGCTAGATGCTTATGAAGATGAGATTATAGATATTAGTAATTTTTATGGTGAAAGATTTTATGATTACCATAAATTGTTTTCTGCAAAATCAGCAGCTCTTTTAAGGGAGAGAAGGATTAAGGTTGACTGGAGCAAAAGAGATAGGGATCTTCTTTCATTAATAGTTGCTGGTGGGAATGTAAATGTttgcaaaatttgtaatttggttGACCACACTACTGCTTTTTGTCCTATGCAAACCTCCATGACATATCAAGACTACCCAGATAAAGTATCACGGCAGGTAGACACTACTGATAAGTTAGGTAGAAAGAAAATTTATCATTCTGGGCGGGAGGTGTGCAATAATTTTAATACCAGTAGGGGTTGTACCAggagtttttgtcatttttcacatATCTGTAGCAGATGTAAAGTCGCTGGTCATACCCTATTATCTTGTCAAAAAGTTTTCCCCTCTCAAGGTAGGACTGAAGTACAATCTAAGCCACATACAGTAAACTCTTCACAAAAGTTtgagaaaataacaacaaataagcAAGGTCAATGA